A window of Borrelia hispanica CRI genomic DNA:
AAATTTCTAGTCTTTCATATTTCAAACTAGGATCATAATAATTATTTAAAATGTCTATACCTAAAACTTCATGCCCATCATCAGCAAGTTTCTTAGCAACATGAAAACCAATAAACCCTGCAATTCCTGTTAATAATACCCTCATACACACCTCTAAAAACTATAAACTACCGGCTTTACACACTCAAAAGAATAAAATTTCCTATTTCTTAGAATTAGCATCCTTTTTATGATAAGTTCGAAAATTATTATTATATTTACTATTTCTAACATAAGAAATTCTCACCCTTTTCAAATTTCCATCTCCTTCACTTTCAGTCTTAATATCACTATAACGATTTAAGGTAGTATGAATAATCCTTCTCTCAAAAGGATTCATTGTTGGTAACAAAATAGAACGTCTACTTCTTTTTACCTTATGTAGAGAATTTATTGCTAAATTAATGAACCTTGATTTAAATCTCTCCCTATAATCTTCAATATCTAATATTACTCTATTAAAATTACCAGTATCTCCAATAAGTCTAGATATATAAATATTTGCTAAAAGCTGCAAAGCATCTAAATTTCGACCTTCCCTTCCAATCAAAATATTTGGACTGTCTGTTTCAATAACAATCTTAACATAATTACCCTCTCTAGATTCAATCTTTAAATTAACAGAATAACCCATTTTATCGATGATTCCTTTAACAAAATCCAATACTTTATTATAAATATCCTCATCAAACTGAATGTCAGACTTTACTTCTTCCTCTTTAGCATGGGGAGACACTTTTATCCTAATCATTTCTTTTTTAAATAAAAATCCAACCTTCTCCTTATCTAAAATCTCCACATCAAATTCACCTTCTCTTAAATCAAGATCTCTCATAGCTTTCTTAATTGCTTCTTGTTCTGTCTTTCCATAAAATTCATAACTCATTTGTTCCTCCTTTCAGATAAATTCATCTTTATATAGTATTGTTGTAAAATGGTAAAAATATTGGTTGTAATCCAATATATTAGAAGTCCTGATGGCATATCATATAATATGAAAAAAAACATGATAGGCATACCAAAATATAAAAACTTCTGTTGTGCTCCAAGACTTTTAAAACTAACATTAGAACTAACTACCGTAGATAATAATTGAGTAATCATCATAATAAAAGGCAAAATCCTAATATCAGTCCACGCAAAAACTTTATATCCAAAATAATATATGCTATCACCAATTGACAAATCATCAATCCAACCAGGAATAAAACTAGCTCCTCTTAACACAAAGAAATTATTCACAAGACCATAAAGAGCAAAAAATACGGGTAGTTGCAAAAGAATAGGAAAACATCCTCCAATAGGATTAACACCTTCCTCTCTATAAAGTTTACTCATCTCTTCATTTAATCTCTTAGGATCACTTTTAAACTTAACTTGTATTTCTTTCATTTTTGGTTGTAATTTAGAAAGCTCTGCTGTAGCTCTAAAACTTTTAAAAGTCAAAGGAAATATCAGTATCCTTACAACAATTGTCAAAAATATTATTGAAAGACCCCAATTGGGAATAACATTATAAAAAATTTGCATTATCAATTGCATAGGAACTTGAAGAAAATACAATAAACTTTTCTCTACAGACATTCCAAATTCAACATTAGATAAACCAAAACTATTTAACTCTCTCTGATTAAAAATATCTAAATATTTATTGTCTCTAGGCCCCGCATAGATATAAAAAACATCACTAACATTTTTGTTATCCAATTTGTTTAAAATAAAAGCATTTAAAATCTTATTTTCATGCTTAAATTCAACCTTCATATTCTCTTTTGAAACTAAAACTTCAAAATATTTAGTTCCAGCACCAACCCATTTAGGATTTGCAATATTTAAACCATCCTTACCATATCTCAGCTTAGTGTCATAATAAATAGCATGGGATAAATAATTATTATATTGCAACTTACCCTTAGCACTTAATTCTTCAATCCCAGAATTTAATACAAATTTATAAAAATCAATACCAATATCATCACTAACATCAATGTTATTTAAAAAAATTTCAAGTTTGATTAAATATTCATTGCTTTTGGAAA
This region includes:
- the jag gene encoding RNA-binding cell elongation regulator Jag/EloR, coding for MSYEFYGKTEQEAIKKAMRDLDLREGEFDVEILDKEKVGFLFKKEMIRIKVSPHAKEEEVKSDIQFDEDIYNKVLDFVKGIIDKMGYSVNLKIESREGNYVKIVIETDSPNILIGREGRNLDALQLLANIYISRLIGDTGNFNRVILDIEDYRERFKSRFINLAINSLHKVKRSRRSILLPTMNPFERRIIHTTLNRYSDIKTESEGDGNLKRVRISYVRNSKYNNNFRTYHKKDANSKK
- the yidC gene encoding membrane protein insertase YidC, producing MSPNKRILRAVYLSLFFIGIFMLIDDFLFSRKDSSLINEEIKFDLNKDFNIDNSLIDEDFTFNLSDNSEDINVDTDIYHATFSTFGGNLISLKLKNHLNLEKKPTEIVKVQTQNPSLFYITLDKLSKSLFLYNQIDSHVHDFKTNVEVNGKYYEYIKRYTFSKSNEYLIKLEIFLNNIDVSDDIGIDFYKFVLNSGIEELSAKGKLQYNNYLSHAIYYDTKLRYGKDGLNIANPKWVGAGTKYFEVLVSKENMKVEFKHENKILNAFILNKLDNKNVSDVFYIYAGPRDNKYLDIFNQRELNSFGLSNVEFGMSVEKSLLYFLQVPMQLIMQIFYNVIPNWGLSIIFLTIVVRILIFPLTFKSFRATAELSKLQPKMKEIQVKFKSDPKRLNEEMSKLYREEGVNPIGGCFPILLQLPVFFALYGLVNNFFVLRGASFIPGWIDDLSIGDSIYYFGYKVFAWTDIRILPFIMMITQLLSTVVSSNVSFKSLGAQQKFLYFGMPIMFFFILYDMPSGLLIYWITTNIFTILQQYYIKMNLSERRNK